GTTTTAGGGTTGTAGTAGAACCATCTTTTTGGTTAGGAAGCGAACGGCGTTATGCTGGCACTTTTTTTGATTTTTTTAGGCATATACTCGAGTTTGAAACGGTTAGAGCTGCAAGATTTGGAATAGACCATTACGCCGCCATCTCAATTAACCCAAAAGAAGTTGAAGACATAAACCTTGCAAATGAGGTAATTGAGGGATTAGAGGAATATATCGATCATCCACGGTGCGTCGCTATTGGTGAAATTGGATTAAACAAAAATACTGAAAAGGAAATAATTGCATTTCGGAAACAGCTGCTCATGGCTGAGGAACGTAGAATGCCTATAATTGTACATCTACCGCATTTAAATAAGGTTGAAGGCACAAGAATCATTGTCGACATCATCAAAGCGGAAGGTGTTACACAAGAAAGGATTGTTATAGACCATAATACTGAGGACAGTATGCCAATCAGCAGGGAGACCAATTGCTTTTGTGGGCTTACAGTATACCCATATTCAAAGCTAGATCCGATGAGAATATCGTCTATTATAAAGAAATTCGGGTTAGAGCGAATAATTGTTAACAGTTCAGCAGATTGGGGTGTCTCAGATCCACTCTCACTGATCAAGGTAATAAGTTGTCTTCAGAAGGATGGTCATGATGATACTACAATCCGCAAATTGGCATATGATCATGCCAATGAACTTTACAGCCATTCTGTAAATTGGAAACCAAATTTTGGTTTAGTTCCTATACCTGTATCAGAGTATCAGCGATAATTGAATAACATTGGCAATATAAAACAAATATATAAGAATATAGGAAATATTGCCCTTACGTGGTTTGCCCTGATACGATTACCAAATTTGTTTACTATACCAGGGGATATTCTTGTTGGATATTTAATAGCAATGCCTTTGGGAGAGAATCCGAATGCATACATTATTTTTACAATTATGGTTATTTCTCTTGCGCTTTATATTTTTGGGATTTTGCTTAATGATTTTTTCGATGTTAATATTGATCGAATCGAACGACCCAACAGACCTCTTGTTTCCGGGAAGATAAAGCGTAATACTGCCTTAATAGTGGCTATATGTATTGGAATGTTTGCACTCATAATTGCGGCGTTTGTTGGGAAAAATACCCTAGCCTTAGTTAGTTTATTGGCTTTGTTAGTGTTTTTTTACAATTTTCTGGCAAAACATATTCCAGGAATTGGTTTTATTATTCTGGGACTCTGTCGTGGCATGAATATTTTTTTAGGTGCATCTGTATTCATCCCAAATGTTCCCTCCCGAATTTGGAGCATGACGATTGTTGAAGTTTGTTATATAACGGCAATCTCTCTGGCTGCTTACCATGAAGCGGACAGGGCGCCGCAAGGTATCGTGCGTTGGCTTCCGCCAATTATTCTCATTATCGGGTTTACTGTGATGCTTGTTCAAAACGGAATTCATTGGATTGCCATGGCTGGTATTATGGTTGCCATTAGCAGCGTTTTCATGGGCTCTTTTTCTATGAGAATAAATCTCCAGAGTTCTTTTATGCAAGAGGCAATCGGGAATTTTATTCGTTCTCTCATACCAATACAGGTGGCATTTATTCTTTTATGTTTGCCTGAATCGCTAGTGTTTATTGTAATGCTTTATGTTTTGTGGCCTCTTAGTAAAATAACAGGACGGAAGTTTGCGGGTAGTTAGTGATGAAAAAATTATTGGTCGTTCAGATCGCCGGGCTGGGGCATGATTTCTTTTTGAAACAAAATAAAGTGCCTAAGATCGGCTCTCTGATTTTTCAACCGATCAGGAGTGTTTTTCCCGCAGTAACTTGTACCGTCCAAGCTTCTTTTCGAACGGGAGCATTTCCTGAATCGCATGGTATTGTCGGTAATGGATTTTTTTCCCGTGAATTTGGACGCCCGTATTTCTGGGAACAATCAGCGTTTCTTGTAGAAGGCGTCAAAATATGGGATAATTTCCGTAAATCAGGGAAAACGGTAGGGCAACTGTTCTGGCAACAAAGCATTGGCGATGAATCCGATGTGATCCTTTCTCCCGCGCCAATCCATAAACATCGCGGCGGTATGATACAGGATTGCTACTCTCGCCCCGGAAACCTTTACCATACTTTAAAACGCAAATTAGGCTATTCCTTTGATCTTAAACATTACTGGGGACCATTAGCTTCGTTAAAATCAAGCCAATGGATATCCGAAGCAACTGAAGAAATTATGCGCACAATTGCCCCGGATATTCTTTTAACATATTTGCCCCATCTTGATTACGTTCTTCAAAAAAACGAACACAGTTCTAGCAAAGCGACCAAGGCGTTTAATGAGCTTAAATATCTATTGGAAAAATTGTTTTTAGCGGCAGAGGAATGCAATTACGACATCCTTGCTTATAGTGATTACGCAATAACACCCGCAGTTAAAGCAATTTTCCCGAACATTATCTTGCGTGAAAAAGGGTTTTTGGCTTTGCGTACTGTTAAGGGCATGACATATCCCGATTATTATTCAAGCAAAGCCTTTGCGGTTGTGGATCATCAGATTGCCCATATTATAATAAAAAACGAAAACAACATTATCCCTGTTAAAGACCTTTTGTATAAATTACCTGGTGTTGCCCGGATTCTCGACGAAATGGGGAAAAAAGACGCGAGGATTAATCATCAACGGGCCGGAGAGCTTATTTTGGTAGCAGAGAAAGACGCCTGGTTTGCCTATCCATGGTGGACTAATAAAGTCGAGGCGCCAGATTATGCAACACACATTGATATACATAACAAACCGGGTTACGATCCTTGCGAACTCTTTTATGGGAAATGGCCCTTTTCTATATCAACTGATAATTCAAGGATTAAAGGCTCCCATGGAATTATCGATGCTTCTTCAAATGCGATATGGGCGTCTACGTTAGAATTTGAGAGTGCACCAGAGCATATCATCGGGCTTTCTCGTGGATTAAAAAACCTATATTTAGACAGGAGGTTCAAGCATTGAATTATTGCAACTCTTTTACGGTGAATTTTTCTTACCCTGTTTTTTTTACCACGAAAGTATTTTCCCCCTCAAATTGCACACTTTTGAATGTGCTTGAAGGGGATATTGCTAAGATCGTATTTTTTGTCGACGATGGACTGCAAGCGTACTGGCATGATTTAGAAAAATCTATTTCCAATTGGTGCTCCCACCACAACAGCCGTGTACAGCTGGCATCATCCGTCTACTATGTCCAACACGGTGAATCAATTAAAAATAACCTTTCTATACTTGACTATGTGGGACATGTTGTAGAAAAAACAGAACTATGTCGACAGTCTTACATTGCAGCTATTGGAGGCGGTGCGGTGTTGGATGCGGTTGGTTTCGCTGCCGCAATAATACATCGTGGCATTCGCCTCATAAGAATACCGACAACAGTAATAGCTCAACTAGATTCTGGTATTGGGGTAAAAAACAGCATGAATCGTTTTAGGCAAAAAAATTATTACGGTACGTTTGCTCCTCCATGGGCGGTAATAAATGATTTTGATTTCCTTCAAACACTGGGACAAAAAGACTGGATATCCGGTATCGCCGAGGCCTTTAAGGTTGCCATTATAAAAGATAAAGCGTTCCTGGATTATTTAGCAAAAAGCGCTAATGATATTTTGCAGAGAGACCAAAAAACAATAGAGTATATTATTAAACACTGTGCCCGCCTCCACATGGACCATATACGAAACTCGGGAGACCCATTTGAAACGGGAACCGAGAAACCCCTTGATTTCGGGCATTGGGCAGCCCATCGTTTGGAAATTTTAACTGATTTTAAATTACGGCATGGTGAAGCAGTTGCAATAGGCATTGCAATAGACCTTCTTTGTTCCGTACAATTGGGCTTACTCAGTAAAGAAGAATGTGAATTTGCCCTTGAAACTATGGAGCAATGCGGTCTTTCACTTTGGCATGAAGTTCTCGATAATGTTAAAATAGGTACATTGGCGCTTTTTAAAGGAATGGGTGAGTTTAAAAGGCATCAGGGGGAATGCTTTACCATAACAATGCCCAATGGTCTAGGGGAAAAAACAGAAATTTACAATATTTCACTTAACCTGATCAGCAATGCTATTGACGGATTACGAAAAAGGAAAGACTTATTGTGCGTTGGAATGGCTCTCATCTAACATATTGTATGAACATACATCCCGCAGAAACCTGGAATGAAACTATTGAGGCAATCAATAAGTACGCTTGTGTGATAAAACAACAAATATGCCCTGATAATCCTTTCGCTCTGGGGCTTCGACTTTCTA
The sequence above is a segment of the Candidatus Brocadia sp. genome. Coding sequences within it:
- a CDS encoding 3-dehydroquinate synthase, whose protein sequence is MKKPIFRQEVQALNYCNSFTVNFSYPVFFTTKVFSPSNCTLLNVLEGDIAKIVFFVDDGLQAYWHDLEKSISNWCSHHNSRVQLASSVYYVQHGESIKNNLSILDYVGHVVEKTELCRQSYIAAIGGGAVLDAVGFAAAIIHRGIRLIRIPTTVIAQLDSGIGVKNSMNRFRQKNYYGTFAPPWAVINDFDFLQTLGQKDWISGIAEAFKVAIIKDKAFLDYLAKSANDILQRDQKTIEYIIKHCARLHMDHIRNSGDPFETGTEKPLDFGHWAAHRLEILTDFKLRHGEAVAIGIAIDLLCSVQLGLLSKEECEFALETMEQCGLSLWHEVLDNVKIGTLALFKGMGEFKRHQGECFTITMPNGLGEKTEIYNISLNLISNAIDGLRKRKDLLCVGMALI
- a CDS encoding hydrolase TatD — its product is MVIKKLKVNKESKMDIIEPHIHMYSRTTDDYTAMHNAGFRVVVEPSFWLGSERRYAGTFFDFFRHILEFETVRAARFGIDHYAAISINPKEVEDINLANEVIEGLEEYIDHPRCVAIGEIGLNKNTEKEIIAFRKQLLMAEERRMPIIVHLPHLNKVEGTRIIVDIIKAEGVTQERIVIDHNTEDSMPISRETNCFCGLTVYPYSKLDPMRISSIIKKFGLERIIVNSSADWGVSDPLSLIKVISCLQKDGHDDTTIRKLAYDHANELYSHSVNWKPNFGLVPIPVSEYQR
- a CDS encoding alkaline phosphatase family protein codes for the protein MKKLLVVQIAGLGHDFFLKQNKVPKIGSLIFQPIRSVFPAVTCTVQASFRTGAFPESHGIVGNGFFSREFGRPYFWEQSAFLVEGVKIWDNFRKSGKTVGQLFWQQSIGDESDVILSPAPIHKHRGGMIQDCYSRPGNLYHTLKRKLGYSFDLKHYWGPLASLKSSQWISEATEEIMRTIAPDILLTYLPHLDYVLQKNEHSSSKATKAFNELKYLLEKLFLAAEECNYDILAYSDYAITPAVKAIFPNIILREKGFLALRTVKGMTYPDYYSSKAFAVVDHQIAHIIIKNENNIIPVKDLLYKLPGVARILDEMGKKDARINHQRAGELILVAEKDAWFAYPWWTNKVEAPDYATHIDIHNKPGYDPCELFYGKWPFSISTDNSRIKGSHGIIDASSNAIWASTLEFESAPEHIIGLSRGLKNLYLDRRFKH